A window of Hemibagrus wyckioides isolate EC202008001 linkage group LG03, SWU_Hwy_1.0, whole genome shotgun sequence contains these coding sequences:
- the LOC131351381 gene encoding 2'-deoxynucleoside 5'-phosphate N-hydrolase 1-like, which produces MVPTCRKERNRAARRRIVSKQTFSFLPFLLRLHRMNIYFCGSIRGGRQDVKIYQKIVKKLQTYGQVLSHDDISEKGEGAMPGGDEAIYDRDMEWLVQCDVVVAEVTQPSFGVGYEIGQAMVMKKRILCLFRPSSGKVLSAMIQHAEGKLGRTLFQVRDYEEEDVEGILENYFGELTKN; this is translated from the exons atggtgcctACTTGCCGCAAGGAGCGCAACAGAGCTGCACGACGGAGAATTGTGTCGaaacaaacattttcatttcttcCGTTTTTGTTAAGACTCCACAggatgaatatatatttttgtgggAGTATCAGGGGAGGAAGGCAGGATGTGAAGATTTATCAGAAAATTGTGAAGAAACTGCAGACCTATGGACAAGTTTTGAGCCACGATGATATATCAGAGAAAG GTGAGGGGGCTATGCCAGGAGGAGACGAGGCTATCTATGACCGTGATATGGAGTGGCTGGTTCAGTGTGATG TTGTAGTTGCTGAAGTAACCCAACCCTCTTTTGGTGTGGGATATGAAATCGGTCAAGCCATGGTCATGAAAAAGAGGATTCTGTGCCTTTTCCGACCCTCTTCAGGGAAAG tgctGTCTGCAATGATACAGCATGCTGAGGGCAAGTTGGGCAGGACTCTCTTCCAGGTACGGGATTATGAGGAAGAGGATGTTGAAGGCATCCTGGAGAATTATTTTGGTGAACTTACCAAGAACTAA
- the mea1 gene encoding male-enhanced antigen 1, producing the protein MEVDRTRVMGPERVLPSSEEELGQERLSEPAADEWSGEDGEEEDGAPGEEEEDSAGYYYQPLNQEPDGVSNTPLDHTDTPTHADQLQEVQERIEAMGLFLPQPPAPDSDEEEDPEAAAAHHSHASIPMDPDHVELVKRTMAAVNLPSLGIPAWAREISDDQWKDMVQKTLQSRQSSAGLLLQRK; encoded by the exons ATGGAAGTGGACAGGACCCGGGTCATGGGTCCAGAAAGAGTGTTGCCGAGCTCGGAGGAGGAGCTGGGTCAGGAGAGACTGTCAGAGCCCGCAGCTGATGAGTGGAGCGGTGAGGACGGTGAGGAAGAGGACGGAGCCCcgggggaggaagaggaggacagTGCGGGTTATTATTATCAACCACTGAACCAGGAGCCTGATGGTGTCTCTAACACACCGCTGGATCACACCGACACGCCAACACACGCCGATCAACTGCAAGAGGTTCAGGAGAGGATAGAG GCCATGGGCTTGTTCCTGCCTCAGCCACCAGCTCCAGAcagtgatgaggaggaggatccTGAAGCAGCTGCTGCACACCACAGCCACGCATCCATTCCTATGGATCCCG ATCATGTTGAGCTTGTGAAAAGAACCATGGCAGCAGTGAACTTGCCCTCTCTGGGGATCCCTGCCTGGGCTCGTGAGATTTCAGATGACCAGTGGAAGGACATGGTGCAGAAGACTCTCCAGTCTCGTCAGAGCTCAGCAGGCCTCTTACTGCAACGCAAATGA